The following coding sequences are from one Streptomyces sp. NBC_01232 window:
- the argB gene encoding acetylglutamate kinase, translating to MSGPAAPRARTLIEALPWLERFQGRTVVVKFGGNAMVNEELKAAFAQDVVSLRYAGLRPVVVHGGGPQISAMLEQLALEVRFAAGLRVTTPAVMNVVRMVLAGQVQRDIVGLINRHGSFAVGMTGEDARTLSAVRRPALVDGAEVDIGLVGDIVHVDPDTVRGLLERGRIPVISPIARGAHDDNVYNINADLAAAALAEALDAEKLVMLTDVAGLYADWPHSTEIIDRLTARELGELLPSMAGGMVPKMEGCLRAVRSGVRMAHVLDGRVPHALVLEVFADEHTGTTVVPDAPPGGDSPLR from the coding sequence GTGAGCGGACCTGCCGCGCCACGGGCGCGCACCCTCATCGAGGCCCTGCCATGGCTGGAGCGGTTCCAGGGCCGCACGGTCGTGGTCAAGTTCGGCGGAAACGCCATGGTGAACGAAGAGCTCAAGGCGGCCTTCGCCCAGGACGTGGTCTCCCTGCGCTACGCGGGGCTCCGGCCGGTCGTGGTGCACGGTGGCGGCCCGCAGATCAGCGCGATGCTCGAGCAACTCGCCCTGGAGGTACGGTTCGCCGCGGGCCTGCGGGTGACGACGCCCGCGGTGATGAACGTGGTCCGCATGGTGCTGGCCGGCCAGGTCCAACGGGACATCGTCGGGCTGATCAACCGTCACGGTTCCTTCGCCGTGGGGATGACCGGCGAGGATGCCCGCACCCTGTCCGCCGTGCGACGGCCGGCCCTGGTGGACGGCGCGGAGGTGGACATCGGCCTGGTGGGCGACATCGTGCACGTGGACCCCGACACCGTACGGGGACTGCTGGAGCGGGGCCGCATCCCGGTGATCTCCCCCATCGCCCGGGGGGCGCACGACGACAACGTCTACAACATCAACGCGGACCTCGCGGCAGCCGCCCTCGCCGAGGCGCTCGACGCCGAGAAACTGGTGATGCTCACCGACGTCGCCGGCCTCTACGCGGACTGGCCGCACAGCACGGAGATCATCGACCGGCTCACGGCGCGCGAACTGGGGGAACTGCTGCCCTCGATGGCCGGTGGCATGGTGCCCAAGATGGAGGGCTGCCTGCGGGCGGTGCGCTCCGGTGTCCGGATGGCGCACGTACTGGACGGCAGGGTTCCGCACGCCCTGGTCCTCGAGGTCTTCGCCGACGAGCACACCGGGACCACGGTGGTGCCCGACGCCCCGCCGGGCGGGGACTCCCCCCTCCGCTGA